A genomic segment from Dasypus novemcinctus isolate mDasNov1 chromosome X, mDasNov1.1.hap2, whole genome shotgun sequence encodes:
- the RBM10 gene encoding RNA-binding protein 10 isoform X1 has product MSGSPPLTARTEKVSVDAGRGGGEPLQEESPRLADHGSSSGGGWEVKRSQRLRRGTSSPRRPYQDMEYERRGGRGDRTGRYGATDRSQDDGGENRSRDHDYRDMDYRSYPREYGSQEGKHDYDDSSEEQSAEDSYEASPGSETQRRRRRRHRHSPTGPPGFPRDGDYRDQDYRTEQGEEEEEEEEEEEEKASNIVMLRMLPQAATEDDIRGQLQSHGVQAREVRLMRNKSSGQSRGFAFVEFSHLQDATRWMEANQHSLNILGQKVSMHYSDPKPKINEDWLCNKMLLETRELSSTPSPPLSPASCWSPGPVASITEMPPSLPCHFRCSCQSSRPLTQTIAADPSLCGVQNFKRREKCFKCGVPKSEAEQKLPLGTRLDQQTLPLGGRELSQGLLPLPQPYQAQGVLASQALSQGSEPSSENANDTIILRNLNPHSTMDSILGALAPYAVLSSSNVRVIKDKQTQLNRGFAFIQLSTIVEAAQLLQILQALHPPLTIDGKTINVEFAKGSKRDMASNEGSRINAASVASTAIAAAQWAISQASQGGEGAWATPEEPPVDYSYYQQDEGYGGSQGTESSLYAHGYLKGTKGPSITGTKGDPAGAGPEASLEPGADSVSLQAFSRAQPGAAASIYQQSAAEASGSQGTAANSQSYTIMSPAVLKSELQSPTHPSSALPPATSPTAQESYSQYPVPDVSTYQYDETSGYYYDPQTGLYYDPNSQYYYNAQSQQYLYWDGERRTYVPALEQSADGHKETGAPSKEGKEKKEKHKTKTAQQIAKDMERWARSLNKQKENFKNSFQPISSLRDDERRESATADAGYAILEKKGALAERQHTSMDLPKLASDDRPSPPRGLVAAYSGESDSEEEQERGGTEREEKLTDWQKLACLLCRRQFPSKEALIRHQQLSGLHKQNLEIHRRAHLSENELEALEKNDMEQMKYRDRAAERREKYGIPEPPEPKRRKYGGMSAASVDFEQPTRDGLGSDNIGSRMLQAMGWKEGSGLGRKKQGIVTPIEAQTRVRGSGLGARGSSYGVTSTESYKETLHKTMVTRFNEAQ; this is encoded by the exons aGCCCCTGCAGGAGGAATCACCCAGGCTGGCAGATCATGGCAGCAGCAGCGGGGGTGGCTGGGAAGTGAAACGGAGCCAGCGACTAAGGAGGGGCACCAGCAGCCCCCGCAGGCCCTATCAGGACATGGAGTATGAAAGACG AGGTGGCCGTGGTGACAGGACTGGCCGCTATGGAGCCACTGACCGCTCCCAGGATGATGGTGGGGAGAACCGCAGCCGAGACCATGACTACCGGGACATGGACTACCGTTCATATCCCCGCGAGTATGGCAGCCAGGAGGGCAAGCATGATTATGATGACTCATCTGAAGAGCAGAGTGCAGAG GATTCCTACGAGGCCTCCCCGGGCTCCGAGACTCAGCgtaggcggcggcggcggcacaGGCACAGCCCTACCGGCCCGCCAGGCTTCCCCCGAGACGGCGACTATCGGGACCAGGACTATCGGACCGagcaaggggaggaggaggaggaggaggaggaggaggaggaggagaaggccaGTAACATCGTCATGCTGAGGATGCTGCCACAGGCAGCCACTGAGGATGAC ATCCGTGGCCAGCTGCAGTCCCACGGGGTCCAAGCACGGGAGGTCCGGCTGATGCGGAACAAATcatcag GTCAGAGCCGGGGCTTCGCCTTCGTCGAGTTTAGTCACTTGCAGGACGCTACACGATGGATGGAAGCCAATCAG CACTCCCTCAACATCCTGGGCCAGAAGGTGTCCATGCACTACAGTGACCCCAAGCCCAAGATCAATGAGGACTGGCTGTGTAATAAG ATGCTCCTCGAAACCAGGGAATTATCTTCGACTCCTTCCCCTCCTTTATCCCCTGCATCCTGTTGGTCACCAGGTCCTGTTGCTTCCATCACAGAAATGCCACCTTCCCTCCCTTGCCATTTCCGCTGCTCATGCCAATCCTCACGCCCTCTCACCCAGACAATCGCCGCGGACCCCTCTCTG TGTGGCGTTCAGAACTTCAAACGACGTGAAAAGTGCTTCAAATGTGGTGTGCCCAAGTCAG AGGCAGAGCAGAAGCTGCCCCTCGGCACAAGGCTGGATCAGCAGACGCTGCCACTGGGTGGACGGGAGCTAAGCCAGGGTCTGCTTCCCTTGCCGCAGCCCTACCAGGCCCAGGGAGTGCTGGCCTCCCAAGCCCTGTCACAGGGCTCAGAGCCAAGCTCGGAGAATGCCAACGACA CCATAATTTTGCGCAACCTGAACCCACATAGCACGATGGACTCCATCCTGGGGGCCCTGGCACCCTATGCGGTGCTGTCCTCCTCCAATGTACGCGTCATCAAGGACAAGCAGACCCAACTGAACCGTGGCTTCGCTTTCATCCAGCTCTCCACCATCGTG GAAGCAGCCCAGTTGCTGCAGATCCTGCAGGCCCTGCACCCACCGCTCACCATCGATGGCAAGACCATCAACGTTGAGTTTGCCAAGGGTTCTAAGAG GGACATGGCCTCCAATGAAGGCAGTCGCATCAATGCTGCCTCTGTGGCCAGCACTGCAATCGCTGCAGCCCAGTGGGCCATCTCACAG GCTtcccagggtggggagggtgccTGGGCCACCCCCGAGGAGCCACCGGTCGACTACAGCTACTACCAACAGGATGAGGGCTATGGCGGCAGCCAGGGCACAGAGTCCTCCCTCTATGCCCATGGCTACCTCAAGGGCACCAAGGGCCCCAGCATCACTGGAACCAAAGGGGACCCAGCCGGAGCAG GTCCAGAGGCCTCCCTAGAGCCTGGGGCAGACTCTGTGTCACTGCAGGCTTTCTCCCGTGCCCAGCCTGGTGCTGCCGCCAGCATCTATCAACAGTCGGCAGCCGAGGCGAGCGGCAGCCAAGGCACTGCTGCCAACAGCCAG TCGTACACAATCATGTCACCCGCTGTGCTGAAATCTGAGCTCCAGAGCCCCACCCATCCCAGCTCTGCGCTACCACCGGCCACCAGTCCCACTGCCCAGGAGTCCTACAGCCAGTACC CTGTCCCTGACGTCTCCACCTACCAGTATGATGAGACGTCTGGCTACTACTATGACCCTCAGACTGGCCTCTACTATGACCCCAATTCCCAG tatTACTACAATGCTCAGAGCCAGCAGTACCTGTATTGGGATGGGGAAAGGCGTACCTATGTTCCTGCCCTGGAGCAGTCAGCTGATGGGCATAAGGAGACGGGGGCACCCTCAAAGGAGGgcaaagaaaagaaggagaagCACAAGACCAAGACGGCCCAACAG ATTGCCAAGGACATGGAACGTTGGGCCCGCAGCCTCAACAAGCAAAAGGAAAACTTCAAAAACAGTTTCCAGCCCATCAGCTCCCTCCGCGATGATGAAAGGCGGGAATCAGCCACTGCAGACGCTGGCTATGCTATCCTTGAGAAGAAG GGAGCATTAGCCGAGAGGCAGCATACCAGCATGGACCTCCCGAAACTGGCCAGTGACGACCGCCCA AGCCCACCACGGGGGCTGGTAGCAGCCTACAGCGGGGAGAGTGACAGTGAGGAGGAGCAGGAACGTGGGGGCACTGAACGGGAGGAGAAGCTCACTGACTGGCAGAAGCTGGCCTGCCTGCTATGCCGGCGTCAGTTCCCCAGCAAGGAGGCACTTATCCGGCACCAGCAGCTCTCAGGGCTCCACAAG CAAAACCTCGAGATTCACCGGCGAGCCCACCTCTCAGAAAATGAGCTGGaagcactagagaagaatgacATGGAG CAAATGAAGTATCGGGACCGTGCAGCCGAACGCAGGGAGAAGTATGGCATCCCTGAGCCACCAGAACCCAAGAGGAGGAAGTACGGTGGCATGTCTGCGGCCTCTGT GGACTTTGAGCAGCCCACACGGGATGGGCTAGGCAGTGACAATATTGGCAGTCGCATGCTCCAGGCCATGGGCTGGAAAGAGGGCAGTGGCCTGGGCCGCAAGAAGCAGGGCATTGTAACACCCATTGAG GCCCAGACTCGGGTGCGGGGCTCCGGCCTTGGCGCCCGGGGCAGCTCCTATGGGGTTACTTCAACGGAGTCTTACAAGGAGACACTGCACAAGACAATGGTGACCCGCTTCAATGAGGCCCAGTGA
- the RBM10 gene encoding RNA-binding protein 10 isoform X3 produces MSGSPPLTARTEKVSVDAGRGGGEPLQEESPRLADHGSSSGGGWEVKRSQRLRRGTSSPRRPYQDMEYERRGGRGDRTGRYGATDRSQDDGGENRSRDHDYRDMDYRSYPREYGSQEGKHDYDDSSEEQSAEDSYEASPGSETQRRRRRRHRHSPTGPPGFPRDGDYRDQDYRTEQGEEEEEEEEEEEEKASNIVMLRMLPQAATEDDIRGQLQSHGVQAREVRLMRNKSSGQSRGFAFVEFSHLQDATRWMEANQHSLNILGQKVSMHYSDPKPKINEDWLCNKMLLETRELSSTPSPPLSPASCWSPGPVASITEMPPSLPCHFRCSCQSSRPLTQTIAADPSLCGVQNFKRREKCFKCGVPKSEAEQKLPLGTRLDQQTLPLGGRELSQGLLPLPQPYQAQGVLASQALSQGSEPSSENANDTIILRNLNPHSTMDSILGALAPYAVLSSSNVRVIKDKQTQLNRGFAFIQLSTIVEAAQLLQILQALHPPLTIDGKTINVEFAKGSKRDMASNEGSRINAASVASTAIAAAQWAISQDEGYGGSQGTESSLYAHGYLKGTKGPSITGTKGDPAGAGPEASLEPGADSVSLQAFSRAQPGAAASIYQQSAAEASGSQGTAANSQSYTIMSPAVLKSELQSPTHPSSALPPATSPTAQESYSQYPVPDVSTYQYDETSGYYYDPQTGLYYDPNSQYYYNAQSQQYLYWDGERRTYVPALEQSADGHKETGAPSKEGKEKKEKHKTKTAQQIAKDMERWARSLNKQKENFKNSFQPISSLRDDERRESATADAGYAILEKKGALAERQHTSMDLPKLASDDRPSPPRGLVAAYSGESDSEEEQERGGTEREEKLTDWQKLACLLCRRQFPSKEALIRHQQLSGLHKQNLEIHRRAHLSENELEALEKNDMEQMKYRDRAAERREKYGIPEPPEPKRRKYGGMSAASVDFEQPTRDGLGSDNIGSRMLQAMGWKEGSGLGRKKQGIVTPIEAQTRVRGSGLGARGSSYGVTSTESYKETLHKTMVTRFNEAQ; encoded by the exons aGCCCCTGCAGGAGGAATCACCCAGGCTGGCAGATCATGGCAGCAGCAGCGGGGGTGGCTGGGAAGTGAAACGGAGCCAGCGACTAAGGAGGGGCACCAGCAGCCCCCGCAGGCCCTATCAGGACATGGAGTATGAAAGACG AGGTGGCCGTGGTGACAGGACTGGCCGCTATGGAGCCACTGACCGCTCCCAGGATGATGGTGGGGAGAACCGCAGCCGAGACCATGACTACCGGGACATGGACTACCGTTCATATCCCCGCGAGTATGGCAGCCAGGAGGGCAAGCATGATTATGATGACTCATCTGAAGAGCAGAGTGCAGAG GATTCCTACGAGGCCTCCCCGGGCTCCGAGACTCAGCgtaggcggcggcggcggcacaGGCACAGCCCTACCGGCCCGCCAGGCTTCCCCCGAGACGGCGACTATCGGGACCAGGACTATCGGACCGagcaaggggaggaggaggaggaggaggaggaggaggaggaggagaaggccaGTAACATCGTCATGCTGAGGATGCTGCCACAGGCAGCCACTGAGGATGAC ATCCGTGGCCAGCTGCAGTCCCACGGGGTCCAAGCACGGGAGGTCCGGCTGATGCGGAACAAATcatcag GTCAGAGCCGGGGCTTCGCCTTCGTCGAGTTTAGTCACTTGCAGGACGCTACACGATGGATGGAAGCCAATCAG CACTCCCTCAACATCCTGGGCCAGAAGGTGTCCATGCACTACAGTGACCCCAAGCCCAAGATCAATGAGGACTGGCTGTGTAATAAG ATGCTCCTCGAAACCAGGGAATTATCTTCGACTCCTTCCCCTCCTTTATCCCCTGCATCCTGTTGGTCACCAGGTCCTGTTGCTTCCATCACAGAAATGCCACCTTCCCTCCCTTGCCATTTCCGCTGCTCATGCCAATCCTCACGCCCTCTCACCCAGACAATCGCCGCGGACCCCTCTCTG TGTGGCGTTCAGAACTTCAAACGACGTGAAAAGTGCTTCAAATGTGGTGTGCCCAAGTCAG AGGCAGAGCAGAAGCTGCCCCTCGGCACAAGGCTGGATCAGCAGACGCTGCCACTGGGTGGACGGGAGCTAAGCCAGGGTCTGCTTCCCTTGCCGCAGCCCTACCAGGCCCAGGGAGTGCTGGCCTCCCAAGCCCTGTCACAGGGCTCAGAGCCAAGCTCGGAGAATGCCAACGACA CCATAATTTTGCGCAACCTGAACCCACATAGCACGATGGACTCCATCCTGGGGGCCCTGGCACCCTATGCGGTGCTGTCCTCCTCCAATGTACGCGTCATCAAGGACAAGCAGACCCAACTGAACCGTGGCTTCGCTTTCATCCAGCTCTCCACCATCGTG GAAGCAGCCCAGTTGCTGCAGATCCTGCAGGCCCTGCACCCACCGCTCACCATCGATGGCAAGACCATCAACGTTGAGTTTGCCAAGGGTTCTAAGAG GGACATGGCCTCCAATGAAGGCAGTCGCATCAATGCTGCCTCTGTGGCCAGCACTGCAATCGCTGCAGCCCAGTGGGCCATCTCACAG GATGAGGGCTATGGCGGCAGCCAGGGCACAGAGTCCTCCCTCTATGCCCATGGCTACCTCAAGGGCACCAAGGGCCCCAGCATCACTGGAACCAAAGGGGACCCAGCCGGAGCAG GTCCAGAGGCCTCCCTAGAGCCTGGGGCAGACTCTGTGTCACTGCAGGCTTTCTCCCGTGCCCAGCCTGGTGCTGCCGCCAGCATCTATCAACAGTCGGCAGCCGAGGCGAGCGGCAGCCAAGGCACTGCTGCCAACAGCCAG TCGTACACAATCATGTCACCCGCTGTGCTGAAATCTGAGCTCCAGAGCCCCACCCATCCCAGCTCTGCGCTACCACCGGCCACCAGTCCCACTGCCCAGGAGTCCTACAGCCAGTACC CTGTCCCTGACGTCTCCACCTACCAGTATGATGAGACGTCTGGCTACTACTATGACCCTCAGACTGGCCTCTACTATGACCCCAATTCCCAG tatTACTACAATGCTCAGAGCCAGCAGTACCTGTATTGGGATGGGGAAAGGCGTACCTATGTTCCTGCCCTGGAGCAGTCAGCTGATGGGCATAAGGAGACGGGGGCACCCTCAAAGGAGGgcaaagaaaagaaggagaagCACAAGACCAAGACGGCCCAACAG ATTGCCAAGGACATGGAACGTTGGGCCCGCAGCCTCAACAAGCAAAAGGAAAACTTCAAAAACAGTTTCCAGCCCATCAGCTCCCTCCGCGATGATGAAAGGCGGGAATCAGCCACTGCAGACGCTGGCTATGCTATCCTTGAGAAGAAG GGAGCATTAGCCGAGAGGCAGCATACCAGCATGGACCTCCCGAAACTGGCCAGTGACGACCGCCCA AGCCCACCACGGGGGCTGGTAGCAGCCTACAGCGGGGAGAGTGACAGTGAGGAGGAGCAGGAACGTGGGGGCACTGAACGGGAGGAGAAGCTCACTGACTGGCAGAAGCTGGCCTGCCTGCTATGCCGGCGTCAGTTCCCCAGCAAGGAGGCACTTATCCGGCACCAGCAGCTCTCAGGGCTCCACAAG CAAAACCTCGAGATTCACCGGCGAGCCCACCTCTCAGAAAATGAGCTGGaagcactagagaagaatgacATGGAG CAAATGAAGTATCGGGACCGTGCAGCCGAACGCAGGGAGAAGTATGGCATCCCTGAGCCACCAGAACCCAAGAGGAGGAAGTACGGTGGCATGTCTGCGGCCTCTGT GGACTTTGAGCAGCCCACACGGGATGGGCTAGGCAGTGACAATATTGGCAGTCGCATGCTCCAGGCCATGGGCTGGAAAGAGGGCAGTGGCCTGGGCCGCAAGAAGCAGGGCATTGTAACACCCATTGAG GCCCAGACTCGGGTGCGGGGCTCCGGCCTTGGCGCCCGGGGCAGCTCCTATGGGGTTACTTCAACGGAGTCTTACAAGGAGACACTGCACAAGACAATGGTGACCCGCTTCAATGAGGCCCAGTGA
- the RBM10 gene encoding RNA-binding protein 10 isoform X5, whose protein sequence is MSGSPPLTARTEKVSVDAGRGGGEPLQEESPRLADHGSSSGGGWEVKRSQRLRRGTSSPRRPYQDMEYERRGGRGDRTGRYGATDRSQDDGGENRSRDHDYRDMDYRSYPREYGSQEGKHDYDDSSEEQSAEDSYEASPGSETQRRRRRRHRHSPTGPPGFPRDGDYRDQDYRTEQGEEEEEEEEEEEEKASNIVMLRMLPQAATEDDIRGQLQSHGVQAREVRLMRNKSSGQSRGFAFVEFSHLQDATRWMEANQHSLNILGQKVSMHYSDPKPKINEDWLCNKCGVQNFKRREKCFKCGVPKSEAEQKLPLGTRLDQQTLPLGGRELSQGLLPLPQPYQAQGVLASQALSQGSEPSSENANDTIILRNLNPHSTMDSILGALAPYAVLSSSNVRVIKDKQTQLNRGFAFIQLSTIVEAAQLLQILQALHPPLTIDGKTINVEFAKGSKRDMASNEGSRINAASVASTAIAAAQWAISQASQGGEGAWATPEEPPVDYSYYQQDEGYGGSQGTESSLYAHGYLKGTKGPSITGTKGDPAGAGPEASLEPGADSVSLQAFSRAQPGAAASIYQQSAAEASGSQGTAANSQSYTIMSPAVLKSELQSPTHPSSALPPATSPTAQESYSQYPVPDVSTYQYDETSGYYYDPQTGLYYDPNSQYYYNAQSQQYLYWDGERRTYVPALEQSADGHKETGAPSKEGKEKKEKHKTKTAQQIAKDMERWARSLNKQKENFKNSFQPISSLRDDERRESATADAGYAILEKKGALAERQHTSMDLPKLASDDRPSPPRGLVAAYSGESDSEEEQERGGTEREEKLTDWQKLACLLCRRQFPSKEALIRHQQLSGLHKQNLEIHRRAHLSENELEALEKNDMEQMKYRDRAAERREKYGIPEPPEPKRRKYGGMSAASVDFEQPTRDGLGSDNIGSRMLQAMGWKEGSGLGRKKQGIVTPIEAQTRVRGSGLGARGSSYGVTSTESYKETLHKTMVTRFNEAQ, encoded by the exons aGCCCCTGCAGGAGGAATCACCCAGGCTGGCAGATCATGGCAGCAGCAGCGGGGGTGGCTGGGAAGTGAAACGGAGCCAGCGACTAAGGAGGGGCACCAGCAGCCCCCGCAGGCCCTATCAGGACATGGAGTATGAAAGACG AGGTGGCCGTGGTGACAGGACTGGCCGCTATGGAGCCACTGACCGCTCCCAGGATGATGGTGGGGAGAACCGCAGCCGAGACCATGACTACCGGGACATGGACTACCGTTCATATCCCCGCGAGTATGGCAGCCAGGAGGGCAAGCATGATTATGATGACTCATCTGAAGAGCAGAGTGCAGAG GATTCCTACGAGGCCTCCCCGGGCTCCGAGACTCAGCgtaggcggcggcggcggcacaGGCACAGCCCTACCGGCCCGCCAGGCTTCCCCCGAGACGGCGACTATCGGGACCAGGACTATCGGACCGagcaaggggaggaggaggaggaggaggaggaggaggaggaggagaaggccaGTAACATCGTCATGCTGAGGATGCTGCCACAGGCAGCCACTGAGGATGAC ATCCGTGGCCAGCTGCAGTCCCACGGGGTCCAAGCACGGGAGGTCCGGCTGATGCGGAACAAATcatcag GTCAGAGCCGGGGCTTCGCCTTCGTCGAGTTTAGTCACTTGCAGGACGCTACACGATGGATGGAAGCCAATCAG CACTCCCTCAACATCCTGGGCCAGAAGGTGTCCATGCACTACAGTGACCCCAAGCCCAAGATCAATGAGGACTGGCTGTGTAATAAG TGTGGCGTTCAGAACTTCAAACGACGTGAAAAGTGCTTCAAATGTGGTGTGCCCAAGTCAG AGGCAGAGCAGAAGCTGCCCCTCGGCACAAGGCTGGATCAGCAGACGCTGCCACTGGGTGGACGGGAGCTAAGCCAGGGTCTGCTTCCCTTGCCGCAGCCCTACCAGGCCCAGGGAGTGCTGGCCTCCCAAGCCCTGTCACAGGGCTCAGAGCCAAGCTCGGAGAATGCCAACGACA CCATAATTTTGCGCAACCTGAACCCACATAGCACGATGGACTCCATCCTGGGGGCCCTGGCACCCTATGCGGTGCTGTCCTCCTCCAATGTACGCGTCATCAAGGACAAGCAGACCCAACTGAACCGTGGCTTCGCTTTCATCCAGCTCTCCACCATCGTG GAAGCAGCCCAGTTGCTGCAGATCCTGCAGGCCCTGCACCCACCGCTCACCATCGATGGCAAGACCATCAACGTTGAGTTTGCCAAGGGTTCTAAGAG GGACATGGCCTCCAATGAAGGCAGTCGCATCAATGCTGCCTCTGTGGCCAGCACTGCAATCGCTGCAGCCCAGTGGGCCATCTCACAG GCTtcccagggtggggagggtgccTGGGCCACCCCCGAGGAGCCACCGGTCGACTACAGCTACTACCAACAGGATGAGGGCTATGGCGGCAGCCAGGGCACAGAGTCCTCCCTCTATGCCCATGGCTACCTCAAGGGCACCAAGGGCCCCAGCATCACTGGAACCAAAGGGGACCCAGCCGGAGCAG GTCCAGAGGCCTCCCTAGAGCCTGGGGCAGACTCTGTGTCACTGCAGGCTTTCTCCCGTGCCCAGCCTGGTGCTGCCGCCAGCATCTATCAACAGTCGGCAGCCGAGGCGAGCGGCAGCCAAGGCACTGCTGCCAACAGCCAG TCGTACACAATCATGTCACCCGCTGTGCTGAAATCTGAGCTCCAGAGCCCCACCCATCCCAGCTCTGCGCTACCACCGGCCACCAGTCCCACTGCCCAGGAGTCCTACAGCCAGTACC CTGTCCCTGACGTCTCCACCTACCAGTATGATGAGACGTCTGGCTACTACTATGACCCTCAGACTGGCCTCTACTATGACCCCAATTCCCAG tatTACTACAATGCTCAGAGCCAGCAGTACCTGTATTGGGATGGGGAAAGGCGTACCTATGTTCCTGCCCTGGAGCAGTCAGCTGATGGGCATAAGGAGACGGGGGCACCCTCAAAGGAGGgcaaagaaaagaaggagaagCACAAGACCAAGACGGCCCAACAG ATTGCCAAGGACATGGAACGTTGGGCCCGCAGCCTCAACAAGCAAAAGGAAAACTTCAAAAACAGTTTCCAGCCCATCAGCTCCCTCCGCGATGATGAAAGGCGGGAATCAGCCACTGCAGACGCTGGCTATGCTATCCTTGAGAAGAAG GGAGCATTAGCCGAGAGGCAGCATACCAGCATGGACCTCCCGAAACTGGCCAGTGACGACCGCCCA AGCCCACCACGGGGGCTGGTAGCAGCCTACAGCGGGGAGAGTGACAGTGAGGAGGAGCAGGAACGTGGGGGCACTGAACGGGAGGAGAAGCTCACTGACTGGCAGAAGCTGGCCTGCCTGCTATGCCGGCGTCAGTTCCCCAGCAAGGAGGCACTTATCCGGCACCAGCAGCTCTCAGGGCTCCACAAG CAAAACCTCGAGATTCACCGGCGAGCCCACCTCTCAGAAAATGAGCTGGaagcactagagaagaatgacATGGAG CAAATGAAGTATCGGGACCGTGCAGCCGAACGCAGGGAGAAGTATGGCATCCCTGAGCCACCAGAACCCAAGAGGAGGAAGTACGGTGGCATGTCTGCGGCCTCTGT GGACTTTGAGCAGCCCACACGGGATGGGCTAGGCAGTGACAATATTGGCAGTCGCATGCTCCAGGCCATGGGCTGGAAAGAGGGCAGTGGCCTGGGCCGCAAGAAGCAGGGCATTGTAACACCCATTGAG GCCCAGACTCGGGTGCGGGGCTCCGGCCTTGGCGCCCGGGGCAGCTCCTATGGGGTTACTTCAACGGAGTCTTACAAGGAGACACTGCACAAGACAATGGTGACCCGCTTCAATGAGGCCCAGTGA